In Myxococcus guangdongensis, one genomic interval encodes:
- a CDS encoding heme ABC transporter ATP-binding protein, whose amino-acid sequence MSLEARGVEVWRGRGRTLGPLSLELAPGEVLAVVGPNGAGKSTLLSAFAGELPCTVGEVLLDGRPLSKWPPRERALRLGVLPQESSLGFGFTVLEVALLGRSPHPMRGDSGADLEVAQAALDVMDIRHLSSRPYTSLSGGERQRVQLARVLAQLWDAPAHGNRYLLLDEPTSSLDLSHQHLVLEEATHFARNGGAVLAVLHDLNLAARYAHRIAVIAGGRLVEIGPPAQVLRAELIASTFGLQVQVVEWPDVPGPFVIPSGRVSPPA is encoded by the coding sequence ATGAGCCTGGAGGCACGAGGCGTCGAGGTGTGGCGGGGCCGCGGGCGCACGCTGGGGCCGTTGTCCCTGGAGCTGGCGCCTGGCGAGGTGCTCGCCGTGGTGGGGCCCAACGGCGCGGGCAAGTCCACGCTGTTGTCCGCGTTCGCCGGCGAGCTGCCCTGCACCGTGGGCGAGGTGCTGCTGGATGGGCGCCCGCTGTCGAAGTGGCCGCCTCGCGAGCGCGCGCTGCGGCTGGGCGTGCTGCCGCAGGAGTCGTCGCTGGGGTTCGGCTTCACCGTGCTGGAGGTGGCGCTGCTGGGCCGCAGTCCGCATCCGATGCGCGGTGACAGTGGCGCGGACCTGGAGGTGGCGCAGGCGGCGCTGGACGTGATGGACATCCGTCACCTGTCCTCGCGTCCGTATACGTCGCTGTCGGGCGGCGAGCGTCAGCGCGTGCAGCTGGCGCGCGTGTTGGCGCAACTCTGGGATGCGCCCGCGCACGGGAACCGTTACCTGTTGCTCGACGAGCCCACGTCGAGTCTGGATTTGTCGCATCAGCACCTGGTGCTGGAAGAGGCGACGCACTTCGCGCGCAACGGTGGAGCGGTGCTCGCGGTGCTCCATGATTTGAATCTGGCGGCGCGGTACGCGCATCGCATTGCCGTCATCGCGGGAGGTCGGCTGGTGGAGATAGGCCCTCCCGCGCAGGTGCTCCGCGCGGAGCTCATCGCGAGCACGTTTGGTCTGCAGGTCCAGGTCGTCGAGTGGCCGGATGTGCCCGGTCCCTTCGTCATCCCCTCGGGCCGGGTCTCACCTCCCGCGTGA
- a CDS encoding FecCD family ABC transporter permease encodes MAPAPASYPARAPVNPARLRPRPWWVLGAVLVVAALTSLSVGSVRVPLLGLAGSLLGALGVETGHRLEAVQEAVLLSIRLPRVALGVMVGAVLATCGAALQALFRNPLVEPGLLGTSGGAALGAVLAIILDLSIDSRLGAFRLLAVPGMAFAGALGATLLAQRLGTGGGRSETTRVLLAGVAVTAGAGAGIGLLTHVATDAQLRTITFWTWGSLSGASWSVVGAAAVPLMAALVLLLSEARSLNLLLLGEREAWHLGVDVERLKRKLILAGALGVGAAVSASGVIGFVGLMVPALLRLGMGPDHRRLMGASALLGAALLVVADTLARTAAAPVELPVGALTSALGVPVFIVLLARSKGTL; translated from the coding sequence GTGGCACCGGCACCCGCGAGCTATCCCGCGCGCGCGCCGGTGAATCCGGCCCGGCTCCGTCCACGTCCGTGGTGGGTGTTGGGCGCGGTGCTCGTGGTGGCCGCGCTGACGTCGCTCTCGGTGGGCTCGGTGCGGGTGCCGTTGTTGGGGCTCGCGGGCAGCTTGCTGGGAGCGCTCGGAGTGGAGACGGGTCATCGGTTGGAGGCCGTGCAGGAGGCGGTGCTGCTGTCCATCCGCCTGCCGCGCGTGGCGCTCGGGGTGATGGTGGGCGCGGTGCTGGCCACGTGCGGCGCGGCGCTCCAGGCCCTGTTCCGCAACCCGCTCGTGGAGCCAGGCCTTTTGGGCACCTCGGGTGGCGCGGCGCTGGGCGCGGTGCTGGCCATCATCCTGGACCTGTCCATCGATTCGAGGTTGGGCGCGTTCCGGCTCTTGGCGGTGCCAGGCATGGCGTTCGCCGGCGCGCTGGGCGCGACGTTGCTCGCGCAGCGGCTGGGCACGGGCGGCGGGCGCTCGGAGACGACGCGGGTGCTGCTGGCGGGTGTGGCGGTGACGGCGGGCGCGGGCGCGGGCATCGGCCTGCTCACGCACGTCGCCACCGACGCGCAGCTTCGCACCATCACCTTCTGGACGTGGGGCAGCCTGAGCGGGGCCTCGTGGAGCGTGGTGGGCGCGGCCGCGGTGCCGCTGATGGCGGCGCTGGTGCTGCTGTTGAGCGAGGCGCGCTCGCTGAACCTGCTGCTCTTGGGTGAGCGCGAGGCGTGGCACCTGGGCGTGGACGTGGAGCGGCTCAAGCGCAAGCTCATCCTGGCCGGAGCGCTCGGCGTCGGGGCGGCGGTGTCCGCGTCGGGCGTCATCGGCTTCGTGGGATTGATGGTTCCCGCGCTGCTGCGGCTCGGGATGGGGCCGGACCACCGTCGGTTGATGGGGGCCTCGGCGCTGCTGGGCGCGGCGTTGCTCGTCGTGGCGGACACGCTGGCTCGCACCGCGGCGGCTCCGGTGGAGCTCCCCGTGGGCGCGCTGACGTCGGCGCTGGGGGTGCCTGTCTTCATCGTGCTGCTGGCGCGCAGCAAGGGGACGCTATGA
- a CDS encoding heme/hemin ABC transporter substrate-binding protein: MKPWSLGLAALLLSQGALATSPPAAAKSAPKEAPATKSAPVKLVTVGPAVTETVFALGMGEAVVGVDDTSLALPMARGRPKVGYQRALASEPLIALGTTALLASEEAGPPGVLEQLRSAGLDVVILSNKPTLDEARNRVRVLAKKLGRESQGEALVADLEKQLQDAAARVAKGKQGKPVRILALYARGANALMVAGKETPTEELIRLAGGVNAVTEYSGHRPLTAEGVIVAAPDIILVPDGTLTALGGEAALRNVPGLSQVKGWKVTTVEDVHFMSLGPNLGKAVQRIQDGMGLPARDAK, encoded by the coding sequence CCAAGGAGGCTCCCGCGACGAAGAGCGCGCCCGTGAAGCTGGTGACGGTGGGGCCCGCCGTCACCGAGACGGTGTTCGCGCTGGGGATGGGCGAGGCCGTGGTGGGCGTGGACGACACCAGCCTCGCGCTGCCGATGGCCCGTGGCCGTCCCAAGGTGGGCTACCAGCGCGCGCTCGCGTCGGAGCCCTTGATCGCGCTGGGCACCACGGCGCTGCTCGCGTCCGAGGAAGCGGGACCTCCGGGCGTGCTCGAGCAGCTGCGCTCGGCGGGCCTGGACGTGGTCATCCTGTCCAACAAGCCGACGCTGGATGAGGCGCGCAACCGCGTCCGCGTGCTCGCCAAGAAGCTGGGGCGCGAGTCCCAGGGCGAGGCGCTGGTGGCGGACCTGGAGAAGCAGCTCCAGGACGCGGCGGCGCGGGTCGCCAAGGGCAAGCAGGGCAAGCCCGTGCGCATCCTCGCGCTGTACGCGCGGGGCGCCAACGCGCTGATGGTGGCGGGCAAGGAGACGCCCACCGAGGAGCTCATCCGGCTGGCGGGCGGCGTCAACGCCGTGACGGAGTACTCGGGGCACCGGCCGCTGACGGCGGAGGGTGTCATCGTCGCGGCGCCCGACATCATCCTGGTGCCGGACGGCACGCTGACGGCGCTCGGCGGTGAGGCGGCGCTGCGCAACGTGCCGGGGCTGTCCCAGGTGAAGGGCTGGAAGGTGACCACCGTCGAGGACGTGCACTTCATGAGCCTGGGGCCGAATCTGGGCAAGGCCGTGCAGCGCATCCAGGACGGCATGGGGTTGCCGGCGCGGGACGCGAAATGA